In Octopus bimaculoides isolate UCB-OBI-ISO-001 chromosome 28, ASM119413v2, whole genome shotgun sequence, the following are encoded in one genomic region:
- the LOC106873077 gene encoding uncharacterized protein LOC106873077: protein MLAFVMATSDGHANLVLCSHSDANIIDTEHTRWLAEFLPENYKHHICNIEIVEKEVKVTMRLAVSTREGAKEWLESMQKSSLSTFRVERTYPSSGEKVLFKTEFRCQHNTKPRTATADQRKGSKNTNCPAGLSIVGKVSTFEKSDGKKRKCRSSDPHMPDHPMIVKFKCTHNHPLRAEDALKHRDVSEEVKVKFLELFNRGYTPSKALELHKYDLQLQHSDNYIFISADRSITPDLQYCYRLYYQTFKKEYGEAKGEFILEELKRKIEEGSFGDDIKLSLVGPEGKQAAIAIVTPLMRRVHKLIKHSGELVFIDASGNMNRQGCRVFLLLTHSCAGGLPLGVLITTSESTETITEALKLYNSLLDNSAYFGRGWKSGPEIFLTDDSPSESQSLHAVYPDATLLHCVFHILQAFWRFLLEAKNAVRKEDRPHLFSLLKDMIYCDTIEALKAKHGEIMNDETLKRYACVQKHLEDIYAKKTSWAVCYRVGLNVRNNTNNYAETAMRIMKDQILERTRAYNMIQLVDFIVTRMETYYERRLIDVCNNRLDKLLQSRFLPDIVAGSKIDPNEIVGIANSKNLFMVPSETDDPTTYMVDIALGVCQCRKGITGGPCKHQYLVFKKLNILSCWNFIPVNDPSMRELLYEVATGCSNVPKQWFLSPNCQNEPDQVDTNSITMESMNNIKAEPHCADSDDNCMESNNQKNENDGADCKDMEISDGCTSKPSTEDGSDPIINELNKAFLALQESYAQDKEFFGGPVQKFTKQLLELTSGTDIALASALHWFGWHSDVARKNENI from the exons ATGCTAGCATTCGTAATGGCAACCTCCGATGGCCATGCGAATCTTGTATTGTGCTCTCATTCAGATGCCAATATCATCGATACTGAACACACACGCTGGTTAGCG GAGTTCCTACCTGAGAACTATAAACATCACATTTGTAACATAGAAATTGTcgagaaagaagtaaaagtaacAATGAGGTTGGCTGTTTCGACCAGAGAAGGGGCTAAAGAATGGTTGGAGTCCATGCAGAAGTCATCCCTGTCAACTTTCCGAGTGGAAAGAACTTATCCTTCCTCTGGTGAAAAGGTTTTGTTCAAG ACTGAATTTCGCTGTCAACATAACACAAAACCAAGAACCGCAACAGCTGATCAACGCAAGGGCTCAAAGAACACCAATTGTCCAGCAGGCTTGAGCATTGTTGGGAAAGTCAGCACCTTTGAAAAGTCAGATGGCAAAAAGAGGAAATGCAG gtcttCAGATCCTCATATGCCTGATCATCCAATGATTGTGAAATTCAAGTGCACGCATAACCACCCTCTTAGGGCTGAAGATGCTTTGAAGCATAGGGATGTGAGTGAAGAGGTTAAGGTAAAGTTCCTGGAATTGTTCAATAGGGGTTATACTCCTTCAAAAGCACTGGAACTGCACAAGTATGATCTTCAACTCCAGCACAGTGACAACTACATTTTCATCAGTGCCGATAGATCCATCACTCCTGATTTACAGTACTGTTACAG GTTATACTACCAGACATTCAAGAAAGAGTATGGTGAAGCCAAGGGAGAGTTTATCCTCGAGGAATTGAAGAGGAAGATCGAGGAAGGGTCATTCGGTGATGACATCAAATTGTCACTTGTTGGACCAGAGGGAAAACAAGCTGCCATTGCCATTGTAACGCCGCTGATGAGACGTGTGCATAAACTGATCAAACATTCTGGTGAACTAGTATTCATTGATGCCTCTGGAAACATGAACAGACAAGGGTGTCGAGTGTTTTTGCTCTTGACGCACAGTTGTGCTGGAGGACTACCACTTGGAGTGCTGATTACAACAAGTGAGAGCACAGAAACAATTACGGAGGCTCTGAAGTTGTATAATTCTCTGTTGGATAATAGTGCATATTTTGGGCGAGGCTGGAAATCTGGGCCCGAAATCTTCTTGACAGATGACAGTCCATCGGAAAGTCAATCACTCCATGCTGTCTACCCTGATGCCACACTTCTTCATTGTGTGTTTCACATTCTTCAGGCATTTTGGCGCTTCCTCTTGGAAGCTAAGAATGCAGTTAGGAAGGAAGATAGGCCACATCTGTTCTCCTTGTTGAAGGACATGATTTACTGTGACACCATCGAGGCGCTGAAGGCAAAACATGGTGAAATCATGAATGATGAAACATTGAAGAGGTATGCGTGTGTACAAAAGCACTTGGAAGACATCTATGCCAAAAAGACATCGTGGGCAGTGTGTTATCGAGTTGGCCTGAATGTTCgtaacaacacaaacaactacGCAGAGACAGCCATGCGGATAATGAAGGATCAGATCCTTGAAAGGACCAGGGCCTATAATATGATCCAGCTGGTTGATTTCATCGTCACAAGAATGGAGACATATTATGAAAGACGGCTAATCGATGTCTGCAACAACAGACTAGACAAGTTGCTCCAGTCTCGATTTCTTCCTGATATCGTGGCTGGATCTAAAATTGATCCAAACGAAATTGTTGGGATTGCCAACAGTAAGAACTTGTTCATGGTTCCAAGTGAGACAGATGATCCAACAACCTACATGGTGGATATTGCTCTTGGTGTGTGCCAATGCAGGAAAGGAATAACTGGTGGACCATGCAAGCATCAATACCTGGTTTTCAAGAAGCTGAACATCCTGTCATGCTGGAACTTCATTCCTGTAAATGATCCGTCAATGAGGGAGTTGTTGTATGAAGTGGCGACAGGCTGTTCGAATGTTCCAAAACAATGGTTTCTGTCCCCGAACTGCCAGAATGAACCAGATCAAGTGGACACAAACAGTATAACGATGGAGTCCATGAATAACATAAAAGCTGAACCTCATTGTGCTGACAGTGACGACAACTGCATGGAGTCAAACAATCAGAAAAATGAAAACGATGGAGCTGACTGCAAGGATATGGAGATTTCAGATGGTTGCACATCAAAACCAAGCACTGAAGATGGAAGTGACCCAATAATCAATGAGCTAAACAAAGCTTTTCTTGCTTTACAAGAAAGTTATGCTCAAGACAAAGAATTCTTTGGGGGACCAGTACAAAAATTCACCAAGCAACTTCTAGAACTAACTTCTGGAACAGATATTGCATTAGCTTCCGCGCTTCACTGGTTTGGTTGGCACTCTGATGTggcaagaaaaaatgaaaatatctag
- the LOC106873067 gene encoding zinc finger protein 43: MEKSEKIIELISHPHGNMTERQNLSYNCDVCKKSFSQKSNLTEHKFIHTREKLYHCDICGKSFTRSIDITRHKRIHTGEMPYCCDICNKSFSQKSNLNTHIRSHTGEKPYICDICGQSFSQSCKLTSHRLTHTGEKPHHCDICDKSFSQSSSLTRHKYIHMGKTPHHCDICNKSFSQSSHLTKHKCVHSGEKPFYCDVCGKSYTVSSTLAAHKRIHTGEKPYHCDICSRSFTESSSLTAHKRLHSGEKPYHCDICGKSFTVSSRLTEHKRTHTGVKPYHCDICGKSFSKSSNLTPHKRIHTGEKPYHCDTCGRLFSESSALTTHKRLHSGEKPYHCDICGKSFSDSSNLTTHKLIHTAEMPYHCDICGKSFPKRYYLTTHKRIHTGERPYHCDICGKSFHKRHQLTKHKRIHTGEKLYHCGTCGKSFMENSALTTHKRLHSGERPYYCDICGKSFSQNGNLTIHKRIHTGETPYHCDICGKSFTVSCSLTRHKRIHMRETISL, encoded by the coding sequence atggaaaagagtgagaaaattaTAGAATTGATTTCCCATCCCCATGGAAACATGACAGAGAGACAAAATTTGTCATATAATTGTGATGTCTGTAAAAAGTCCTTCTCTCAAAAAAGTAACCTAACTGAacacaaatttattcatacaagagaaaagctatatcactgtgatatctgtggtaagtcttTCACTCGCAGTATTGACATAACcagacataaacgtattcatacaggagagatgcCATATTGTTGTGACATCTGTAATAAGTCCTTTTCTCAAAAAAGTAACCTGAATACTCACATACGTagtcatacaggggagaagccatacatctgtgatatctgtggtcagtcattctctcaaagttgTAAATTAACTTCACACAGActtactcatacaggagagaagccacatcactgtgatatctgtgataaatcattctctcaaagtagtagcttaactagacacaaatatattcatatgggAAAGACACcccatcactgtgatatctgtaataaatcattctctcaaagtagtcacttaactaaacacaaatgtgttcattcaggagagaagccattttattgtgatgtttgtggtaaatcatacaCTGTAAGCAGTACTTTAGctgcacacaaacgtattcatacaggggagaagccatatcactgtgatatctgtagcaGGTCATTCACTGAAAGTAGTTCTTTAACAGCACACAAACGTCTGCATTctggagagaaaccgtatcactgtgatatctgtggtaaatcgttcacTGTAAGTAGTAGATTAACTGAACACaagcgtactcatacaggagtgaaaccatatcattgtgatatctgtggtaaatcattctctaagaGTAGTAACTTAACTccgcacaaacgtattcatacaggagagaagccatatcattgtgatacttGTGGTAGATTATTCAGTGAAAGTAGTGCTTTAACAACACACAAACGTCTTCattcaggagagaaaccatatcattgtgatatctgtggtaaatcattctctgacagtagcaacttaactacacacaaacttATTCACACTGCAGAGAtgccgtatcactgtgatatctgtggtaaatcattcccgaAAAGATAttacttaactacacacaaacgtattcatacaggtgagaggccatatcactgtgatatctgtggtaaatcattccatAAAAGGCATCagttaactaaacacaaacgtattcatacaggagagaagctaTATCATTGTGGTACTTGTGGTAAGTCATTCATGGAAAATAGTgctttaactacacacaaacgtctTCATTCAGGAGAGAGGCCatattattgtgatatctgtggtaaatcattctctcaaaatggtaacttaactatacacaaacgtattcatacaggagagacaccatatcattgtgatatttgtggtaaatcattcactgtaaGTTGTtctttaactagacacaaacgtattcacatgAGGgagaccatttcactgtga